A region of Oryzias latipes chromosome 18, ASM223467v1 DNA encodes the following proteins:
- the nitr9 gene encoding novel immune-type receptor 9 precursor (The RefSeq protein has 2 substitutions compared to this genomic sequence), which produces MQLRVILCGLFHLSAVIWAGAVKQDTGVRSVSVGENVTLQCFYENVMAMHFSWYQQPLGGRPELLSFFYKYDDPSKVDHWLQKKPRFSLQREEGINHLHISDVQLSDSATYFCGSSHSNMVEFGDGLFLSVEEKSPTEIIIQEPTSETIQPGGSITFSCTVHSGNCGEAQTVCWFRRGSQPGVLHTQRKDCRPVAAPGPPSQSCTYSLQKKDLNSSDAGTYFCAVASCGKMLFGSGTKLIMTNQTEGQAAQIKVLVQLSVIRTGVLLLFILSCVLFVRKSDATP; this is translated from the exons ATGCAGCTGCGTGTGATCCTCTGTGGATTAT TCCATCTGTCCGCTGTGATCTGGGCTGGAGCAGTTAAACAGGACACTGGTGTCAGATCCGTCTCTGTCGGGGAAAATGTGACTCTGCAATGCTTCTATGAAAACGTGATGGCGATGCACTTCTCCTGGTACCAGCAGCCTCTTGGAGGAAGACCTGAGCTCCTGTCTTTCTTTTACAAATACGATGACCCATCTAAAGTGGACCACTGGTTGCAGAAGAAACCCCGATTCTCTCTGCAGAGGGAGGAAGGCATCAACCACTTACACATCTCTGATGTGCAGCTTTCAGATTCAGCCACTTATTTCTGTGGAAGCTCGCACTCCAACATGGTGGAATTTGGGGATGGCCTCTTTCTGAGCGTTGAAG AAAAGAGCCCCACAGAAATCATCATCCAGGAACCGACGTCAGAGACCATCCAGCCTGGAGGCTCCATCACCTTCAGCTGTACCGTTCATTCAGGGAACTGTGGGGAAGCACAAACTGTCTGCTGGTTCAGACGTGGCTCTCAACCGGGGGTCCTCcacacacagagaaaagacTGCAGACCTGTCGCTGCTCCAGGGCCTCCTTCACAGAGCTGCACCTACAGTTTGCAGAAGAAAGACCTGAACTCCTCTGATGCTGGAACCTACTTCTGTGCTGTGGCCTCTTGTGGGAAAATGCTGCTTGGCAGTGGAACCAAGCTGATCATGACAAATCAAACTGAAGGCCAAGCAGCTCAGATTAAAGTGTTAGTCcagctgtctgtcatcagaaccGGGGTTCTTCTGCTCTTTATCCTCAGTTGTGTGCTCTTTGTAAGAAAAAGTGATGCAAGTCCATGA